A genomic window from Thiomonas arsenitoxydans includes:
- a CDS encoding transglycosylase SLT domain-containing protein yields the protein MSLTSPPSSSTAAASATAEPGTPLKAEVVGGEAITPAEQTALQDDTKDITPQYNDIWQRIRAGFAIPNMDSPLVAQAAQWYTTRPDYVARMTERARKYLYYTVQEVQKRGMPTELALLPFIESAYNPDARSVAHAVGMWQFIPSTGKHYNLKQNMFQDDRRSVLASTNAALDYLQNLYNMFGNWQLALAAYNWGEGSVQRAIAYNKAHNLPVDYQDLRMPNETRNYYPKLQAVKDIISDPSKYGITLPDIPDHPYFKAVTITRDIDVSLAAKLAGLTPDEFRSLNPSYTKPVILGATNPRILLPYDNATHFAQALQAYNGPLSTWTAYTVKATQSPMQLASDLKVSEAVLRETNDIPARQLIRAGSTVLIPKADDGSNKNVSAAVAENAVLAFAPEAPPGRRMVLRVGRYGDSVQGVAHRYHLSPLQVAQWNRTTERGIFRKGQFVTIYVTHTPRIFVAERQADERRIVAERKVVKRRVVAERKPQVKRRNIVRQPVKVAERQRKELHYSVQTRDKKLIDVAQQ from the coding sequence GCCATCACTCCCGCAGAGCAAACGGCGCTGCAAGACGACACCAAAGACATCACCCCGCAGTACAACGACATCTGGCAACGCATCCGCGCCGGTTTCGCCATTCCCAATATGGACAGCCCGCTGGTGGCGCAGGCCGCGCAGTGGTACACCACCCGGCCCGACTATGTCGCCCGCATGACCGAGCGCGCGCGCAAATACCTCTACTACACCGTGCAGGAAGTGCAAAAGCGCGGCATGCCCACCGAGCTGGCGCTACTGCCTTTTATCGAGAGCGCCTACAACCCCGACGCGCGCTCGGTGGCCCACGCTGTGGGCATGTGGCAGTTCATACCGTCCACCGGCAAGCACTACAACCTCAAGCAGAACATGTTCCAGGATGATCGCCGCAGCGTGCTGGCCTCGACCAACGCCGCGCTCGACTATCTGCAGAACCTCTACAACATGTTCGGCAACTGGCAGCTCGCCCTGGCCGCCTACAACTGGGGCGAAGGCAGTGTGCAACGCGCCATTGCCTACAACAAGGCGCATAACCTGCCGGTCGATTACCAAGACCTGCGCATGCCCAACGAAACCCGCAACTACTACCCCAAGCTGCAGGCGGTGAAAGACATCATTTCCGATCCGAGCAAGTACGGCATCACCCTGCCCGACATTCCCGATCATCCCTACTTCAAGGCGGTCACCATCACGCGCGATATCGACGTGTCGCTGGCTGCCAAACTGGCCGGGCTGACGCCCGACGAGTTCCGCTCGCTCAACCCCTCCTACACCAAGCCGGTGATCCTGGGGGCGACGAACCCGCGCATTCTCTTGCCCTACGACAACGCCACGCACTTTGCGCAAGCGCTGCAGGCTTACAACGGCCCGCTGTCCACCTGGACGGCCTACACCGTCAAAGCAACTCAGTCGCCGATGCAACTGGCGAGCGACCTCAAGGTCAGCGAAGCCGTGCTGCGCGAGACCAATGACATTCCGGCGCGGCAGCTCATCCGGGCCGGTTCGACCGTGCTGATTCCCAAGGCCGATGACGGCAGCAACAAAAACGTCAGCGCGGCCGTCGCCGAAAATGCGGTGCTGGCCTTTGCGCCCGAAGCCCCGCCGGGGCGTCGCATGGTGCTGCGCGTCGGCCGATATGGCGACTCGGTGCAGGGCGTAGCGCACCGCTATCACCTCAGCCCGCTGCAAGTGGCGCAGTGGAACCGCACGACCGAGCGCGGCATTTTCCGCAAAGGGCAGTTCGTGACCATTTACGTCACGCACACCCCGCGCATTTTCGTGGCTGAGCGCCAGGCGGACGAGCGGCGCATCGTGGCCGAGCGTAAGGTGGTCAAACGGCGCGTGGTGGCCGAACGCAAACCGCAGGTCAAGCGCCGCAACATCGTGCGCCAGCCTGTCAAGGTCGCCGAGCGTCAGCGCAAAGAACTGCACTACAGCGTGCAGACGCGGGACAAGAAGCTGATCGACGTCGCGCAGCAGTAA